From Desulfolucanica intricata, the proteins below share one genomic window:
- a CDS encoding GH36-type glycosyl hydrolase domain-containing protein, producing the protein MILNNEQLKQKAHELALTHDPYVKHWQSKRVLRELNEDVKKLRSFIQSLQNSSTGCSQPAEEWLLDHAEFIEEQVVVIRDLLSETSLRGLPLLRKTGKPRILSVLNDYLGQVDGNIEEDSFVSYMNYYQEVSVLTIAEVWAIPLFLRIALIRRLAEVMEPVRERREICTLVEGMLERIGSSKLSPDAMKAALEEAGRDMPLSGPLIVHLVKHLREWADDSATVREWLLCKLENGPESLDRIVLYEYQLQAAYQLTTGNLIGSLRKISRLDWRDPFEKICMVEHTLREERAGDYPLLDFSSRDVLRARVEQLARRLRVPENLVAQQAVELAAKEYERAVESVGTPTDSGKLPRRAFVPYYLLEPEGIKKLREALKICSPRHLPKARILLRSTGSYFTVLIGFFTTILFVTAAWIKGGVGFTTAQWVMILIALSLPASEWAVTAAHSLIESVRQPRPLLRYDFSHGIVPEATTMVVIPVIWSTVEEVRELTDRLELHYLANRDPNIHFALLGDFTDADEEKLPEDAAVLAAARAGIEKLNRTYSYPGGSTFHLLQRRRLWNPSEGVWMGWERKRGKLVEFVELLKGKTDTTYDFIVGDRSVYPRIRYIITLDADTQLPMGSAQRMIGTIHLPYHRPRLNSTKTRVIEGYGVLQPRIGISHEASLRSRFAHLWSADPGIDPYAFAVSDPYQDGLGQGIFTGKGIFDVDTFARVLCERIPENRVLSHDLLEGGFLRAGLLSDIELIDEQPAAFSGYQKRAHRWVRGDWQLLPWLFSRTADRRGILRPVDLSPLTRWQIIDNLRRSLLSPALFLILLLGLTVLPGSPWRWFTFVLATFFLPVIRQLTAIHRLLRRPLGLLASAGQVLVTILTLPFHSALLIDAVIKTLYRLYISKRHLLEWVSAAEVERRSRGGRYPALLGMYGGYALIFFFALAAAASTVPAAQWTGLTLCAVWALAPLAVRWLDRPVQQPEQKFSPAEKEELKKLSRQIWSFFEDYVTKKDNWLPPDNVQIDPPNGIAHRTSPTNIGLYLTCVLAARDFEFIDTPGLIERLERTLNTIERLDKWHGHLYNWYDTVTLEPLPPLYVSSVDSGNFVGCLMTVKEGLADWLKTDLDRASQPERGKTAALNVAFAEELTPSPRLKAADWSARGQKLLLRIEALIKETDFRPLYNHKAKLFSLGYHVALRKRDQILYDLMASEARQTSFIAIALGQVSVAHWNALGRTMTKVRRHVTLLSWSGTMFEYLMPRLFMHSYRNTIWDSTYRAVVKRQIEYAHQRGVPFGISESGYYAFDYQMNYQYRAFGVPGLGFKRGLEQDLVVSPYATILALFYAKRQGLEDLRKMEELGARGKYGYFEAIDFTSERLPKDQTYMVIRSFMAHHQGMSLLALANLLAPKKMYERFHSDKRVQAAELLLQERIPTRPKIIKHPAMTRIHAPFTKPTVSGDQREYLSPHTRTPEVCVLSNGAFMTLVTVSGSGFSRYKGLSVSRWREDPVLDNWGSYMYIRDVTRDAVWSPTFQPCRVPSAEQRVQFSLDRATFMRVDNDIQTSLEICVSPESNAEVRRLTLTNTGNEARIIEVTTFLELVLAPSVADEAHPAFSKLFINTEYDQDTECLLARRRPRQEDEKSLWAAHSLVSTGRTIGSVEYETDRAGFIGRGHTISRPQGLRSRLNKTVGSVADPAFIMRRRLNIEPGEQVQLFAVTAVADTKEEAVGIVSCFSGEPVVERTFQLAWNRSQIELRHLHITATEAAVFQTFAGQVLYTPPMRKERKLSVTANVKGQSGLWPYGVSGDLPVILVRIENRANLPFVAKMLLGHEYLRRLGLFFDLVILNESDGGYQQDLQEALRRTLEQGIDRHGGEAGGVFIINANQLPEEDKTLLISAARLVLRAGGPSLKAQIRLPRSETAFPAPLTPVVSLNRFDKPPSTNEVHKLLFFNGWGGFSTDGKEYRIILKNGSQLPAPWSNIIANPHFGCLVTEMGTGYTWWRNSRECKLTPWSNDPILDPPGEVCYLRDEESGEVWSATPSAAHTKNTYTVSHGRGYTRFAHERHGISHEMTVFVPLEDPIKVVKLQLQNKTTECRHISVTYYAEWVLGVRRQSNASFIITDWDEPNQILLARNVYQEAFSDATAFLGIYHKTQTPHPAETGTKPETEQAQKLSWTADRLEFLGRNGTLENPAALGRKHLSGKTGPIYETCGAVQNKFTLKPGAEETVYILLGCENSRDTAVKLAQRYSRESTCDLAFKQVLEFWDSVLDQTSVSTPRPEMDVLLNGWLVYQALSCRMWARSGFYQAGGAYGFRDQLQDSLALLHTRPDITRAQILLHASHQYEEGDVQHWWHEETERGIRTKFSDDLLWLPYAVGRYVEHTGDDSILGEIIPFLHSEPLREDEHERYEPTVISSQSGTVFEHCLRAIERALQRFGEHGLPLIGIGDWNDGMNHVGAKGRGESVWLGWFLYEVLNRFTDLSRQRGDIKRAERYQETQKQIASALDKHAWDGQWYRRAFTDAGQWLGSVYNEECRIDAIAQSWSVISGAAPVEKAAQAMQSFDRELVDRELSVAHLLTPPFDSTTPSPGYIQGYPPGIRENGAQYTHGVIWSIIAWSRLGSGDKAFELFDMLNPLNHTRTPNEVRQYAGEPYVMAADVYTAEPHKGHAGWTWYTGAAGWLYQAGVEWILGLHRRSERLYIKPCIPCEWPEFSVNYRFGNSRYLIIVKNPSHKSSGASSLQVDGQEVALSEQDLKNGPYIKLNNDGQIHHVVLTL; encoded by the coding sequence ATGATTCTAAATAATGAACAACTAAAGCAAAAAGCTCATGAACTTGCACTTACTCATGATCCTTACGTGAAACATTGGCAATCGAAACGCGTGCTGCGGGAGCTAAATGAGGACGTTAAGAAATTGCGCTCATTTATACAATCCCTGCAAAACAGTAGCACAGGCTGCTCGCAACCCGCTGAAGAATGGCTGCTTGATCACGCTGAATTTATCGAAGAACAGGTGGTAGTCATCCGGGACTTGCTTTCTGAAACCTCTTTACGGGGTTTACCGCTGCTGCGCAAGACCGGTAAACCAAGGATATTATCTGTCTTAAATGATTATCTCGGTCAAGTGGACGGGAACATTGAAGAAGACTCATTTGTTTCCTATATGAATTATTACCAGGAAGTATCCGTTTTGACCATTGCTGAGGTATGGGCAATCCCGCTTTTCCTGCGCATTGCCCTAATCCGGCGCCTGGCCGAAGTCATGGAGCCGGTTCGCGAACGGCGTGAAATATGCACATTAGTCGAAGGTATGCTGGAGCGTATAGGGTCATCTAAGTTGAGTCCGGATGCTATGAAGGCTGCACTTGAAGAAGCAGGCCGGGATATGCCGCTCTCCGGCCCGCTAATTGTCCACCTGGTCAAGCACCTGCGCGAGTGGGCGGACGATTCGGCAACGGTACGTGAATGGCTGCTTTGTAAGCTGGAAAACGGCCCCGAGAGCCTGGATCGAATCGTCTTATATGAATATCAACTGCAGGCTGCCTATCAGCTGACAACGGGGAACCTGATCGGAAGCCTGCGTAAAATTTCTCGCTTAGACTGGCGGGATCCTTTCGAGAAGATTTGCATGGTTGAACATACTCTGCGCGAAGAAAGAGCGGGCGATTACCCACTTCTTGATTTTTCAAGCCGTGATGTACTGAGAGCGCGCGTTGAGCAATTGGCCCGCCGCCTGCGTGTACCGGAAAATCTGGTGGCACAGCAGGCCGTAGAGCTCGCAGCGAAGGAGTATGAAAGGGCAGTTGAGTCTGTCGGCACTCCCACAGATTCAGGAAAACTGCCGCGCCGGGCATTTGTACCTTATTACCTGCTGGAACCGGAAGGTATCAAGAAACTGCGGGAAGCACTGAAAATTTGCAGCCCCCGGCATTTGCCTAAGGCCAGGATTTTGCTCCGCAGCACTGGCTCGTATTTCACTGTCCTTATAGGGTTTTTCACAACCATCCTGTTTGTAACAGCTGCATGGATTAAAGGTGGTGTGGGCTTCACTACTGCTCAGTGGGTAATGATTTTAATTGCCCTGTCACTGCCCGCCAGTGAGTGGGCTGTCACAGCGGCACACTCACTTATAGAGAGTGTAAGGCAACCCCGCCCCCTGCTGCGATATGATTTTTCGCACGGAATTGTACCTGAGGCTACCACCATGGTTGTAATTCCCGTCATCTGGTCGACGGTGGAAGAAGTACGGGAATTGACGGACCGTCTGGAGCTGCATTACCTGGCCAACCGTGACCCGAATATACACTTTGCCCTCCTGGGCGATTTTACTGACGCTGATGAGGAGAAACTTCCGGAGGATGCTGCTGTACTTGCGGCCGCACGCGCCGGCATTGAAAAATTAAACCGCACGTATTCCTATCCGGGCGGCAGTACCTTTCACCTGCTGCAGCGCCGCAGATTATGGAATCCGTCCGAGGGTGTATGGATGGGCTGGGAGCGCAAGCGAGGAAAATTAGTAGAATTTGTCGAGCTGCTGAAAGGAAAAACGGATACAACTTATGACTTCATAGTCGGGGACAGGTCTGTTTATCCACGCATCCGCTATATCATTACCCTTGACGCGGATACGCAACTTCCAATGGGAAGCGCGCAGAGGATGATAGGCACTATACACCTGCCATACCACAGGCCGAGGCTAAACTCTACGAAAACACGGGTGATTGAAGGCTACGGCGTACTGCAGCCGCGTATTGGCATCAGTCATGAGGCATCTTTACGCTCACGATTTGCTCATTTATGGTCGGCGGATCCGGGTATCGATCCGTACGCCTTTGCCGTATCCGATCCATACCAGGACGGGCTGGGCCAGGGCATTTTTACGGGAAAGGGTATCTTCGATGTTGATACTTTTGCCCGGGTACTTTGTGAACGCATTCCGGAAAACCGGGTACTTAGTCATGACTTATTGGAAGGAGGTTTTTTACGAGCCGGACTCTTGTCGGATATTGAGTTAATCGACGAACAGCCTGCTGCTTTCAGTGGATATCAAAAAAGAGCGCACCGCTGGGTGCGTGGTGATTGGCAGCTGCTGCCCTGGTTGTTTTCCCGCACAGCTGACCGAAGGGGAATTTTAAGACCGGTAGATTTATCGCCCCTTACCCGCTGGCAGATAATCGATAACCTGCGGCGCAGTTTGCTGTCACCGGCACTGTTTTTAATACTGCTGCTAGGATTGACCGTCTTACCCGGTTCGCCCTGGCGCTGGTTTACTTTTGTGCTGGCAACCTTTTTTCTACCAGTGATTCGCCAATTAACAGCAATTCACCGGCTGCTCCGGCGCCCACTGGGCTTACTGGCTTCCGCCGGTCAAGTGCTGGTAACAATTTTGACACTGCCGTTTCATAGTGCACTGCTCATTGACGCAGTTATAAAAACCCTATACCGTTTATACATATCAAAACGTCATTTACTCGAGTGGGTCAGTGCTGCAGAAGTTGAGCGCCGCAGTCGCGGCGGCCGGTACCCTGCGCTCTTGGGTATGTACGGCGGTTACGCACTAATCTTCTTCTTTGCTCTGGCAGCGGCGGCCAGTACTGTTCCGGCAGCACAGTGGACAGGTCTGACCTTATGCGCTGTCTGGGCTCTGGCGCCGCTTGCAGTTCGATGGCTGGACAGGCCCGTACAGCAGCCCGAGCAAAAGTTTTCACCGGCTGAAAAAGAAGAATTAAAAAAGTTATCGAGACAAATTTGGTCTTTTTTCGAAGACTATGTAACTAAAAAAGATAACTGGCTACCGCCTGATAACGTTCAAATCGATCCACCCAACGGAATTGCGCACCGCACCTCACCCACCAACATCGGTCTTTATCTAACCTGTGTGCTGGCTGCGCGGGATTTCGAGTTTATCGATACACCCGGATTGATTGAGCGCCTGGAACGTACACTGAACACAATTGAGCGCCTGGACAAATGGCATGGCCACCTTTACAACTGGTACGACACAGTCACCCTTGAGCCGCTCCCTCCACTATATGTGTCTTCTGTGGATTCCGGCAACTTTGTTGGCTGTTTGATGACGGTCAAAGAGGGATTGGCAGACTGGCTTAAGACTGACCTCGACCGGGCTTCACAACCGGAGCGCGGTAAAACGGCAGCGTTAAATGTCGCATTTGCTGAGGAATTGACACCTTCACCAAGATTAAAAGCAGCGGACTGGTCGGCCCGCGGACAAAAGCTGCTTTTACGCATAGAAGCGCTGATTAAAGAAACCGATTTCCGCCCGCTTTATAACCACAAGGCCAAATTGTTCAGTCTGGGTTATCACGTTGCGCTGCGTAAACGTGATCAGATTCTATACGACCTAATGGCTTCCGAAGCCAGACAAACCAGCTTTATTGCTATCGCCCTCGGCCAGGTGTCTGTGGCACACTGGAATGCTCTAGGGCGAACAATGACCAAGGTTAGGCGGCATGTCACGCTGCTTTCCTGGTCCGGAACGATGTTTGAATACTTGATGCCCCGGCTGTTTATGCACTCCTATAGAAATACCATCTGGGACAGCACCTACCGTGCAGTGGTTAAGCGGCAAATTGAGTACGCTCATCAACGGGGAGTCCCCTTTGGCATCTCTGAGTCAGGTTACTACGCCTTTGACTATCAGATGAACTACCAGTACCGGGCCTTTGGTGTTCCCGGTCTCGGCTTTAAGCGCGGACTTGAACAGGACTTGGTTGTTTCGCCCTATGCAACAATCCTTGCCTTATTCTATGCCAAGCGTCAGGGACTGGAGGATCTGCGCAAAATGGAGGAACTTGGTGCCCGCGGCAAATATGGATACTTTGAGGCTATTGACTTTACGTCCGAACGGCTGCCAAAGGATCAAACTTATATGGTTATTCGCAGTTTTATGGCCCATCACCAGGGAATGAGTTTGCTTGCGCTTGCCAACTTACTGGCACCAAAGAAAATGTACGAGCGCTTTCACAGTGATAAGCGCGTACAAGCAGCAGAACTGCTGCTGCAGGAGCGTATACCTACACGGCCTAAAATTATAAAACATCCCGCCATGACACGAATACATGCTCCCTTTACGAAACCAACGGTGTCCGGCGACCAGCGCGAATACCTTTCCCCGCACACACGGACACCGGAGGTATGTGTCCTTTCCAACGGGGCATTTATGACTTTGGTGACGGTCAGCGGCAGCGGCTTCAGCCGCTACAAAGGCCTGTCGGTTTCACGTTGGCGGGAAGATCCGGTGCTGGACAATTGGGGAAGCTACATGTATATACGTGATGTTACCCGAGACGCGGTCTGGTCGCCGACTTTTCAGCCGTGCCGTGTCCCGTCTGCCGAACAGCGGGTACAATTCTCGCTTGACCGGGCCACCTTTATGCGAGTGGATAATGATATACAGACGAGTCTTGAAATCTGCGTGTCCCCGGAATCTAATGCGGAAGTGCGCCGACTGACACTTACTAACACAGGAAATGAAGCACGAATTATCGAAGTTACAACGTTTCTTGAACTGGTGCTGGCGCCCTCTGTAGCAGATGAAGCGCACCCGGCCTTTAGTAAATTGTTCATTAATACGGAATATGATCAGGATACCGAATGCCTGCTGGCCCGGCGAAGACCCCGCCAGGAAGACGAAAAATCTTTATGGGCGGCGCACTCACTGGTGTCCACAGGACGAACAATCGGATCTGTGGAATACGAAACCGACCGGGCCGGCTTTATTGGCCGGGGCCATACGATCTCCCGGCCGCAGGGGCTACGTTCCCGCTTAAATAAAACGGTAGGCTCTGTAGCTGACCCCGCCTTTATAATGCGAAGGCGGCTCAATATCGAGCCCGGTGAACAAGTGCAGCTGTTCGCTGTCACTGCCGTTGCAGATACGAAGGAAGAGGCTGTTGGTATTGTCAGCTGCTTCAGCGGGGAACCGGTAGTTGAGCGGACATTTCAACTTGCCTGGAACCGCAGCCAAATTGAACTTCGACATTTACACATCACTGCCACCGAAGCAGCGGTTTTTCAGACTTTCGCGGGCCAGGTGTTGTATACCCCGCCAATGCGGAAGGAAAGAAAACTATCTGTCACTGCTAACGTAAAAGGACAGTCCGGCCTCTGGCCTTACGGAGTTTCCGGAGACCTGCCGGTAATACTGGTGCGAATTGAAAATCGAGCCAACCTGCCCTTTGTGGCCAAGATGCTGTTGGGACACGAATATTTACGCCGTTTGGGGTTGTTTTTCGACCTGGTCATTTTGAATGAATCGGACGGAGGATACCAGCAGGATTTACAAGAAGCACTGCGGCGGACGCTGGAACAGGGAATTGACAGACATGGGGGCGAAGCAGGCGGCGTTTTCATTATAAATGCCAACCAGCTGCCTGAGGAGGACAAAACACTGCTTATCTCCGCAGCCCGCCTTGTACTGCGGGCCGGCGGTCCCAGTCTCAAAGCTCAGATCAGGCTGCCCCGATCGGAGACCGCCTTCCCGGCTCCTCTCACTCCGGTGGTATCATTAAACCGGTTTGATAAACCGCCTTCAACAAATGAGGTGCACAAGCTGCTGTTTTTCAACGGGTGGGGAGGATTTTCAACGGATGGTAAAGAGTACCGGATTATACTCAAAAACGGAAGCCAACTGCCTGCACCCTGGAGTAATATAATCGCCAACCCTCACTTCGGGTGTCTGGTTACAGAAATGGGCACAGGATACACCTGGTGGCGCAACAGCCGTGAATGCAAACTGACCCCGTGGTCTAATGATCCGATTCTCGATCCACCCGGTGAAGTATGTTACCTGCGGGACGAGGAGAGCGGCGAAGTATGGTCTGCCACACCGTCTGCAGCACATACAAAAAATACTTACACCGTTAGCCACGGCCGGGGGTATACACGATTTGCTCACGAAAGACACGGCATAAGTCATGAAATGACTGTTTTTGTGCCGCTTGAGGATCCAATCAAGGTGGTTAAGTTGCAGCTGCAGAACAAGACTACCGAGTGCCGGCACATTTCCGTCACCTACTATGCGGAGTGGGTTCTGGGTGTAAGACGCCAGTCAAATGCTTCTTTTATCATTACGGATTGGGATGAGCCGAATCAAATTCTGCTGGCACGCAACGTGTATCAGGAAGCATTTTCTGATGCGACAGCCTTTTTAGGCATATATCATAAAACACAAACACCGCATCCGGCAGAAACGGGAACTAAACCGGAAACCGAACAAGCACAAAAGTTATCCTGGACGGCAGACCGCTTGGAATTTCTCGGCCGCAACGGCACACTGGAAAATCCTGCTGCGCTGGGCCGGAAACACCTGTCAGGAAAAACAGGGCCGATCTATGAAACCTGCGGCGCAGTACAGAATAAGTTCACCCTGAAGCCGGGGGCAGAAGAGACTGTCTACATCCTTCTTGGCTGCGAAAACTCCCGCGATACCGCAGTAAAACTGGCGCAAAGATACAGCCGGGAAAGTACATGCGACCTAGCCTTTAAACAGGTGCTGGAATTCTGGGACAGTGTATTGGATCAGACTTCGGTATCCACTCCCCGACCGGAGATGGATGTACTTTTAAACGGCTGGCTGGTTTACCAGGCACTTTCCTGCAGGATGTGGGCTCGCTCCGGTTTTTATCAAGCAGGGGGCGCCTACGGCTTTCGCGATCAGCTGCAGGATTCTCTGGCACTCCTGCACACCCGCCCCGACATAACACGGGCGCAAATTTTGCTGCATGCATCTCATCAATATGAGGAAGGCGATGTACAGCATTGGTGGCATGAAGAAACAGAGCGCGGTATCCGTACAAAGTTCTCTGATGATTTGCTGTGGCTGCCCTATGCTGTTGGGCGTTATGTCGAGCATACGGGGGATGACAGTATACTTGGTGAGATAATACCGTTTCTACACAGCGAACCTTTACGAGAAGATGAACACGAGCGCTACGAACCAACTGTAATCTCATCTCAAAGCGGCACTGTTTTCGAGCACTGCTTGCGGGCTATCGAAAGGGCATTGCAGCGCTTCGGTGAACACGGTCTGCCGCTGATCGGCATCGGTGACTGGAATGACGGTATGAACCATGTCGGTGCCAAAGGTCGCGGTGAGAGTGTATGGCTCGGCTGGTTCCTTTACGAAGTTCTGAACCGGTTCACGGATTTGAGCCGTCAGCGCGGCGATATCAAACGAGCAGAGCGGTATCAGGAAACACAAAAGCAGATTGCCTCAGCTCTCGACAAACACGCCTGGGACGGACAGTGGTACCGGCGGGCCTTTACTGATGCCGGGCAATGGCTGGGTTCCGTTTATAATGAGGAATGCCGCATTGATGCCATCGCCCAATCGTGGTCAGTCATTTCCGGGGCCGCACCGGTAGAGAAAGCAGCGCAGGCAATGCAGTCCTTCGATCGTGAGCTTGTAGACCGGGAGCTTTCTGTGGCACACCTTTTAACACCGCCATTTGACAGTACTACACCAAGTCCGGGCTATATTCAGGGCTACCCGCCCGGCATTCGTGAGAACGGGGCACAGTATACACATGGTGTCATCTGGAGCATCATCGCCTGGTCCCGGCTTGGCAGCGGAGATAAAGCCTTTGAATTGTTTGATATGTTAAATCCGCTCAATCACACGCGCACACCTAATGAAGTGCGGCAGTATGCCGGTGAGCCCTATGTCATGGCAGCAGACGTTTATACTGCAGAACCACACAAAGGACATGCCGGCTGGACCTGGTACACCGGTGCTGCAGGTTGGCTGTATCAGGCGGGTGTTGAGTGGATCCTTGGCCTTCACCGCCGCAGCGAGCGGCTGTATATAAAACCGTGCATTCCTTGCGAATGGCCGGAATTTTCCGTCAACTACCGTTTTGGTAACTCACGTTACCTTATTATTGTTAAAAACCCGTCACACAAATCCAGTGGGGCATCCTCTTTACAAGTTGACGGGCAAGAAGTTGCGCTTTCGGAGCAGGACTTAAAAAACGGTCCCTATATTAAATTGAACAATGACGGGCAGATTCATCATGTCGTTTTAACCTTGTAA
- the galU gene encoding UTP--glucose-1-phosphate uridylyltransferase GalU codes for MARKIRKAIIPAAGFGTRFLPATKAQPKEMLPLIDKPAIQYIIEEAIASGIKDILIITGRNKRAIEDHFDHNVELEHFLKVHGKWNQYEEVFKIAEMADIHFIRQKEQRGLGNAVLCARSFIGNEPFAVLLGDDIIDNQSKPALCQMMEQFETYGKSVVGVQPVLPEEVSKYGVIAGKQIDNNVYELQDLVEKPDADQAPSNLAIVGRYIIHPKIFDILENTGPGRGGEVQLTDALRVLCSKQGMQARLLEGDRHDIGDKWGYIKATLSLAMQSEDLRDKLYDFWLDKFNVSGGFKDNLPDKFDLSDFRNSRIHLHPAEFTHQYSRQRKNHLH; via the coding sequence ATGGCAAGAAAAATACGTAAGGCTATTATTCCGGCGGCCGGATTCGGCACTCGTTTTTTGCCTGCCACCAAAGCCCAGCCCAAGGAAATGCTGCCGTTAATCGACAAACCGGCAATTCAATACATAATAGAAGAAGCAATAGCATCGGGTATTAAGGATATTCTGATCATCACGGGGCGAAACAAACGGGCTATTGAGGATCACTTCGATCACAATGTTGAACTGGAACATTTCCTTAAAGTTCATGGAAAGTGGAATCAATATGAAGAAGTTTTTAAAATTGCAGAAATGGCAGATATTCACTTCATCCGCCAGAAAGAGCAGCGTGGACTTGGAAATGCTGTCTTATGTGCCCGCAGTTTTATTGGGAATGAGCCCTTTGCTGTCCTCCTTGGTGATGATATTATCGATAACCAGTCTAAACCGGCTCTCTGTCAAATGATGGAGCAGTTCGAAACCTATGGAAAGTCCGTAGTGGGGGTACAGCCCGTATTGCCGGAGGAAGTATCTAAATACGGAGTAATTGCAGGCAAACAGATCGACAACAATGTTTATGAATTACAGGATCTGGTCGAAAAGCCCGATGCAGACCAGGCCCCGTCGAACTTAGCAATCGTAGGGCGCTACATCATTCATCCTAAAATCTTTGATATCCTGGAGAATACTGGGCCGGGACGCGGCGGAGAAGTGCAACTGACGGATGCCCTCAGGGTTCTCTGTTCCAAGCAGGGCATGCAGGCGCGCCTTTTGGAAGGGGACCGTCATGATATTGGTGATAAATGGGGATATATAAAAGCTACTTTATCACTGGCTATGCAATCTGAGGATTTACGTGATAAATTGTATGATTTTTGGCTTGATAAATTTAACGTGTCGGGCGGATTTAAAGACAATCTCCCTGATAAATTCGATTTAAGTGATTTTCGGAACAGCCGAATTCACTTACACCCGGCAGAATTTACACACCAATACTCAAGGCAAAGGAAAAATCATTTACACTAA